A DNA window from Castanea sativa cultivar Marrone di Chiusa Pesio chromosome 7, ASM4071231v1 contains the following coding sequences:
- the LOC142643529 gene encoding YTH domain-containing protein ECT4-like isoform X1, translating to MDNALQERDRIVSTGERPVKPDKLAEQPISPKDERIVSANPSPNAVIVGPSRDVTEQQESTEAVGDLNTVHPLNAYVSHEQNVSYGGYANNTGIWDGYSQYVNTEAMHVVSPVMYNDNPSVVFHSGYGFNPEMAYGQYSPVATQLHPLMMDGQLYSPQQVPFSPSYYAQAPAPNMPHMSSAIPISPADLMLPENSSMDTMLYGPGSGYVGFGSFGGGNLSGNLGSSSLTSPVTYQPMGILGSYEHNAGQISQQQRPMHGYGLMSSSFGGRYPHGSSNQSSTFGGASISYPVVNDRNRLTLDKGRRRERGRDSISIFNDPQDTFNDPNRGPRASKLRSKSGTEQGSSSVSKYVISTLGIRLDSYNRLDFVTDYENAKFFIIKSFSEDNVHKSIKYNVWASTPHGNKKLDAAYHEAKEIKGYCPVFLLFSVNASGQFCGVAEMVGPVDFEKDADYWQQDRWSGQFSVRWHIIKDVPNIRFRHILLENNDNKPVTHSRDSQEVALKEGIEMLKIFKDYDTRTSILDDFEYYDERERVLRERKARQIASSTADVSDSPADESVNQMSDSFAQALKLDERNNKEVPATEQGGSSRSDAPLSLSYDSVNQTSDSLSDSFNRVVRLEESNNEVLASEKGGGHKD from the exons ATGGACAACGCTCTACAAGAACGGGATCGAATCGTCTCCactg GAGAGAGACCTGTTAAGCCAGATAAGCTGGCAGAGCAG CCAATTTCGCCCAAAGATGAAAGGATTGTTTCAGCGAATCCTTCTCCGAATGCAGTCATCGTAGGACCATCAAGGGATGTCACCGAACAACAAGAATCTACAGAAGCAGTTGGAGATTTGAACACTGTCCATCCACTCAATGCCTATGTTTCTCATGAGCAAAATGTATCATATGGTG GTTATGCTAATAACACTGGTATTTGGGATGGCTATTCTCAGTATGTTAATACTGAGGCCATGCATGTTGTATCACCG GTCATGTACAATGATAACCCATCTGTTGTATTTCATTCTGGTTATGGCTTCAATCCTGAAATGGCATATGGACAATATTCTCCAGTTGCTACACAACTGCATCCTTTAATGATGGATGGCCAACTGTACTCTCCACAGCAAGTCCCATTTTCTCCATCTTATTATGCACAGGCACCTGCTCCAAATATGCCTCATATGTCTTCAGCTATTCCAATTTCACCAGCTGACCTGATGTTGCCAGAAAATAGTAGCATGGACACTATGCTTTATGGGCCAGGATCAGGTTATGTAGGTTTTGGGTCATTTGGTGGAGGAAACCTTTCTGGAAATCTTGGTTCTAGCTCTCTAACATCTCCAGTAACTTATCAACCAATGGGCATACTTGGATCATATGAGCACAATGCTGGACAG ATTTCCCAACAACAGAGACCAATGCATGGATATGGGTTGATGTCAAGTTCCTTTGGTGGACGCTACCCACACGGTAGTTCTAATCAGAGCTCTACCTTTGGTGGTGCTTCAATTTCTTATCCTGTTGTTAATGACCGGAATCGTCTCACTCTTGACAAGGGCAGAAGAAGGGAAAGGGGCCGGGATTCAATTTCCATTTTTAATGATCCACAGGATACCTTCAATGACCCTAATCGTGGTCCAAGGGCTTCAAAGCTGAGGAGCAAGAGTGGCACTGAACAGGGCTCTTCATCTGTTAGCAAATATGTTATATCTACTCTTGGAATTCGTCTTGATTCATACAACCGGCTGGATTTTGTCACAGATTATGAGAATGCAAAattcttcatcatcaaatcctTCAGTGAGGACAATGTTCATAAAAGTATTAAATACAATGTTTGGGCCAGCACACCACATGGAAACAAGAAACTAGATGCTGCTTATCATGAAGCAAAGGAGATTAAAGGCTACTGTCCAGTATTCCTATTGTTTTCA GTTAATGCTAGTGGACAATTTTGTGGGGTAGCTGAAATGGTTGGACCTGTAGATTTTGAAAAGGATGCAGATTACTGGCAGCAAGATAGATGGAGTGGACAGTTTTCAGTTCGGTGGCACATCATCAAAGATGTTCCCAATATTCGTTTCCGTCACATTCTACTTGAAAACAATGATAACAAGCCTGTTACTCACAGTCGAGATTCTCAGGAG GTGGCACTGAAAGAGGGTATTGAGatgttgaaaattttcaaggatTATGATACACGAACATCCATCCTAGATGATTTTGAATATTATGATGAGCGGGAGAGAGTCTTGAGGGAAAGGAAGGCCAGACAGATAGCTTCTTCAACTGCAGATGTTTCTGATTCACCTGCTGATGAGTCTGTTAATCAAATGTCTGATAGTTTTGCTCAAGCCCTCAAATTGGATGAGAGGAACAATAAAGAAGTTCCTGCAACTGAACAAGGTGGTAGCTCAAGATCAGATGCTCCACTTTCACTTTCCTATGATTCCGTGAATCAAACATCTGATAGCTTGTCTGATAGCTTTAATCGAGTCGTGCGGTTGGAAGAGAGTAACAACGAGGTATTAGCATCTGAGAAAGGTGGTGGACACAAAGATTGA
- the LOC142643529 gene encoding YTH domain-containing protein ECT4-like isoform X2: MDNALQERDRIVSTVIVGPSRDVTEQQESTEAVGDLNTVHPLNAYVSHEQNVSYGGYANNTGIWDGYSQYVNTEAMHVVSPVMYNDNPSVVFHSGYGFNPEMAYGQYSPVATQLHPLMMDGQLYSPQQVPFSPSYYAQAPAPNMPHMSSAIPISPADLMLPENSSMDTMLYGPGSGYVGFGSFGGGNLSGNLGSSSLTSPVTYQPMGILGSYEHNAGQISQQQRPMHGYGLMSSSFGGRYPHGSSNQSSTFGGASISYPVVNDRNRLTLDKGRRRERGRDSISIFNDPQDTFNDPNRGPRASKLRSKSGTEQGSSSVSKYVISTLGIRLDSYNRLDFVTDYENAKFFIIKSFSEDNVHKSIKYNVWASTPHGNKKLDAAYHEAKEIKGYCPVFLLFSVNASGQFCGVAEMVGPVDFEKDADYWQQDRWSGQFSVRWHIIKDVPNIRFRHILLENNDNKPVTHSRDSQEVALKEGIEMLKIFKDYDTRTSILDDFEYYDERERVLRERKARQIASSTADVSDSPADESVNQMSDSFAQALKLDERNNKEVPATEQGGSSRSDAPLSLSYDSVNQTSDSLSDSFNRVVRLEESNNEVLASEKGGGHKD; the protein is encoded by the exons ATGGACAACGCTCTACAAGAACGGGATCGAATCGTCTCCactg TCATCGTAGGACCATCAAGGGATGTCACCGAACAACAAGAATCTACAGAAGCAGTTGGAGATTTGAACACTGTCCATCCACTCAATGCCTATGTTTCTCATGAGCAAAATGTATCATATGGTG GTTATGCTAATAACACTGGTATTTGGGATGGCTATTCTCAGTATGTTAATACTGAGGCCATGCATGTTGTATCACCG GTCATGTACAATGATAACCCATCTGTTGTATTTCATTCTGGTTATGGCTTCAATCCTGAAATGGCATATGGACAATATTCTCCAGTTGCTACACAACTGCATCCTTTAATGATGGATGGCCAACTGTACTCTCCACAGCAAGTCCCATTTTCTCCATCTTATTATGCACAGGCACCTGCTCCAAATATGCCTCATATGTCTTCAGCTATTCCAATTTCACCAGCTGACCTGATGTTGCCAGAAAATAGTAGCATGGACACTATGCTTTATGGGCCAGGATCAGGTTATGTAGGTTTTGGGTCATTTGGTGGAGGAAACCTTTCTGGAAATCTTGGTTCTAGCTCTCTAACATCTCCAGTAACTTATCAACCAATGGGCATACTTGGATCATATGAGCACAATGCTGGACAG ATTTCCCAACAACAGAGACCAATGCATGGATATGGGTTGATGTCAAGTTCCTTTGGTGGACGCTACCCACACGGTAGTTCTAATCAGAGCTCTACCTTTGGTGGTGCTTCAATTTCTTATCCTGTTGTTAATGACCGGAATCGTCTCACTCTTGACAAGGGCAGAAGAAGGGAAAGGGGCCGGGATTCAATTTCCATTTTTAATGATCCACAGGATACCTTCAATGACCCTAATCGTGGTCCAAGGGCTTCAAAGCTGAGGAGCAAGAGTGGCACTGAACAGGGCTCTTCATCTGTTAGCAAATATGTTATATCTACTCTTGGAATTCGTCTTGATTCATACAACCGGCTGGATTTTGTCACAGATTATGAGAATGCAAAattcttcatcatcaaatcctTCAGTGAGGACAATGTTCATAAAAGTATTAAATACAATGTTTGGGCCAGCACACCACATGGAAACAAGAAACTAGATGCTGCTTATCATGAAGCAAAGGAGATTAAAGGCTACTGTCCAGTATTCCTATTGTTTTCA GTTAATGCTAGTGGACAATTTTGTGGGGTAGCTGAAATGGTTGGACCTGTAGATTTTGAAAAGGATGCAGATTACTGGCAGCAAGATAGATGGAGTGGACAGTTTTCAGTTCGGTGGCACATCATCAAAGATGTTCCCAATATTCGTTTCCGTCACATTCTACTTGAAAACAATGATAACAAGCCTGTTACTCACAGTCGAGATTCTCAGGAG GTGGCACTGAAAGAGGGTATTGAGatgttgaaaattttcaaggatTATGATACACGAACATCCATCCTAGATGATTTTGAATATTATGATGAGCGGGAGAGAGTCTTGAGGGAAAGGAAGGCCAGACAGATAGCTTCTTCAACTGCAGATGTTTCTGATTCACCTGCTGATGAGTCTGTTAATCAAATGTCTGATAGTTTTGCTCAAGCCCTCAAATTGGATGAGAGGAACAATAAAGAAGTTCCTGCAACTGAACAAGGTGGTAGCTCAAGATCAGATGCTCCACTTTCACTTTCCTATGATTCCGTGAATCAAACATCTGATAGCTTGTCTGATAGCTTTAATCGAGTCGTGCGGTTGGAAGAGAGTAACAACGAGGTATTAGCATCTGAGAAAGGTGGTGGACACAAAGATTGA